The following proteins are encoded in a genomic region of Streptomyces lunaelactis:
- the eccD gene encoding type VII secretion integral membrane protein EccD: protein MTDSAVAELCRLTVRAPSVSVDLAVPADVPVADLLPTLLRYVGEEAEEAGLDHAGWVLQQLGGAPLDEETTLAHAGFADGAVLYLRPHTEALPEARLDDLVDGIADTAGRKLHTWHPEAARGLLVGTAVATVAAALALVLWPGATGSESTQVAFAAVTGLLLLAGAGSASRAVGDRLSATALALLVAPCLALAGWLLPGGDLTGPDAAQVAGARLLAAGAAAAGGAVLALAATAVGAQALFATALVSVATAIAGALMGYTGLDVAASVALVATVVALAAGAVAPFAFKLAGMRLPALPSSASQLQEGIEPYAGDEVAERTELAGRWVTALFAATGIIAAAALVVLTDHPNLPEVLTSVGLSLLLLLHCRGLVHIGQRLTLAVPGVWGLLLLARSWAVDDHGDGRVLVFAVLLAAAAALVIAAWTVPGRRVLPYWGRAAELAHTGFAVALLPLALWAAGLFGWLRGLFG, encoded by the coding sequence ATGACCGACAGTGCGGTGGCCGAGCTGTGCCGCCTGACCGTACGTGCGCCGAGCGTCTCCGTCGATCTGGCCGTGCCCGCCGACGTGCCGGTCGCCGATCTCCTGCCGACGCTGCTCCGTTATGTGGGCGAGGAAGCCGAGGAGGCCGGTCTCGACCATGCCGGCTGGGTGCTCCAGCAACTCGGCGGCGCCCCGCTCGACGAGGAGACCACCCTCGCCCACGCCGGGTTCGCCGACGGCGCCGTGCTCTACCTGCGCCCGCACACCGAGGCGCTGCCCGAGGCCCGGCTCGACGACCTGGTGGACGGGATAGCCGACACCGCGGGCCGGAAGCTGCACACCTGGCACCCCGAAGCGGCCCGCGGACTCCTGGTGGGCACCGCGGTGGCGACCGTGGCGGCCGCCCTCGCGCTGGTGCTCTGGCCCGGGGCGACCGGCTCCGAATCCACCCAGGTCGCCTTCGCGGCCGTGACCGGGCTGCTGCTGCTCGCGGGCGCGGGCTCGGCCAGCCGCGCGGTCGGCGACCGCCTCTCCGCGACCGCGCTCGCCCTGCTCGTCGCGCCCTGCCTGGCGCTGGCCGGCTGGCTGCTGCCGGGCGGAGACCTGACCGGCCCCGACGCGGCACAGGTCGCGGGCGCACGGCTCCTCGCGGCAGGCGCGGCCGCAGCGGGCGGCGCGGTCCTCGCGCTCGCCGCCACCGCGGTCGGCGCCCAGGCCCTCTTCGCCACCGCGCTGGTCTCGGTGGCGACCGCGATCGCCGGGGCCCTGATGGGCTACACCGGCCTGGACGTAGCGGCCTCGGTGGCGCTGGTGGCGACCGTGGTCGCCCTCGCCGCCGGAGCGGTGGCACCGTTCGCCTTCAAACTGGCCGGGATGCGCCTGCCCGCGCTGCCGTCCTCAGCAAGCCAGCTCCAGGAGGGCATCGAGCCCTACGCGGGCGACGAGGTCGCCGAGCGCACCGAACTGGCCGGGCGCTGGGTCACCGCGCTCTTCGCCGCCACCGGCATCATCGCCGCGGCCGCCCTGGTCGTCCTCACCGACCACCCGAACCTGCCCGAGGTGCTGACCTCCGTCGGGCTGAGCCTGCTGCTGCTCCTGCACTGCCGCGGCCTGGTGCACATCGGGCAGCGGCTGACCCTGGCCGTACCCGGCGTCTGGGGGCTGCTGCTGCTCGCCCGCTCCTGGGCGGTGGACGACCACGGCGACGGACGCGTACTGGTCTTCGCGGTGCTGCTCGCCGCCGCGGCCGCACTCGTGATCGCCGCCTGGACGGTGCCCGGCCGCCGGGTGCTGCCGTACTGGGGCCGCGCGGCGGAACTGGCGCACACCGGCTTCGCGGTGGCGCTGCTGCCGCTCGCCCTCTGGGCGGCGGGGCTCTTCGGCTGGCTGCGCGGCCTGTTCGGCTGA
- a CDS encoding S8 family serine peptidase, with translation MRMPARGVARLLSGTGLAAALLLPTAVPAQAAPLSRLPAADGKKGQELPGMPSALDPDADAVTCTPASREKAKKQDWSRQRLDLDRLHQYSTGAGVTVALIDTGVVPGAAGLSGRVTAEGTAGDDCVGHGTFMAGLIAGTGDGGSRLTGVAPGAKILALRGTDQRGQASADLVTQALREATEAGADVIAVAASLPRRDAELTRAVADARREGALVVAAATPDPPRGGTDEIPSRTYWPAGEPGVLSVADMLPGGVRPDNSLATRGIDLAAPGAGVVSGGPRGDGHYLGAGASVATAYAAGAAAAVRAVRPDDSPDAVARRLTATAYPADIPQLDPYAAVTTVLGDSGTAAGAERAADPVAVRDTSAADRATDRAMLFVLLGTAGVLAILWAAFALPRARARGWRPAGAGGTDKD, from the coding sequence ATGAGGATGCCCGCCCGCGGGGTGGCCCGCCTGCTGTCCGGCACCGGACTCGCCGCCGCGCTGCTGCTGCCCACGGCCGTCCCGGCCCAGGCGGCACCCCTGTCGCGCCTGCCGGCGGCCGACGGGAAGAAGGGCCAGGAACTGCCCGGCATGCCCTCCGCGCTCGATCCGGACGCGGATGCGGTCACCTGCACCCCCGCGTCCCGCGAGAAGGCGAAGAAGCAGGACTGGTCGCGCCAGCGCCTCGACCTGGACCGGCTGCACCAGTACAGCACCGGCGCGGGCGTGACCGTCGCCCTGATCGACACCGGTGTCGTCCCGGGCGCCGCCGGGCTCAGCGGCAGGGTCACCGCCGAGGGCACGGCCGGCGACGACTGCGTCGGCCACGGAACCTTCATGGCCGGGCTGATCGCCGGGACCGGCGACGGCGGTTCGCGTCTGACCGGTGTCGCCCCGGGCGCGAAGATCCTGGCCCTGCGCGGTACCGACCAGCGCGGTCAGGCGAGCGCCGACCTCGTCACGCAGGCGCTGCGCGAGGCGACCGAGGCCGGAGCCGACGTCATCGCCGTCGCGGCGTCCCTGCCGCGTCGTGACGCGGAACTGACCCGTGCGGTCGCCGACGCCCGCCGTGAGGGCGCGCTGGTGGTCGCCGCGGCCACCCCGGACCCGCCCCGGGGCGGCACCGACGAAATCCCGTCGCGCACCTACTGGCCGGCCGGTGAACCCGGGGTCCTCTCGGTCGCCGACATGCTTCCCGGCGGTGTCCGCCCGGACAACTCCCTGGCCACCAGAGGCATCGACCTGGCCGCCCCCGGCGCCGGGGTGGTCTCCGGCGGCCCGCGCGGCGACGGCCACTACCTCGGCGCCGGCGCCTCGGTGGCCACCGCCTACGCCGCAGGGGCCGCCGCGGCAGTCCGCGCCGTCCGGCCCGACGACTCGCCCGACGCCGTCGCGCGCCGTCTCACCGCCACCGCCTACCCCGCCGACATCCCCCAGCTGGACCCGTACGCCGCCGTCACCACGGTCCTCGGCGACTCGGGTACGGCTGCCGGCGCCGAGCGCGCCGCGGACCCCGTGGCCGTCCGCGACACCTCGGCCGCCGACCGCGCCACCGACCGAGCCATGCTTTTCGTCCTCCTCGGCACCGCAGGCGTCCTCGCCATCCTGTGGGCCGCCTTCGCCCTCCCCAGGGCCCGCGCCCGGGGCTGGCGTCCGGCGGGAGCGGGCGGCACGGACAAGGACTGA
- the eccCa gene encoding type VII secretion protein EccCa, with product MPEGQLALQEPPVLAETVPDTSAIWTYLPMALMSVSMMLMFLRPGGGNGVFMYLAMGVMALSAGAMLLGQLMRRSSERKQRLKGERRDYLRYLAQTRKRVRATIVEQQRALAWRHPDPASLRSLARTSRLWERRPTDEDFGEARLAIGEQQLALTLQPVSTRPVEDLEPLCAHALRRFIRAYSTVPEQPLGLYLRSSARILLRPEETPGRATAEPVVPPAGETGGARAEGGAPVEDPTDAVRALVRAALAQLAVFHAPEELWIAVCVSDERRPDWEWVKWLPHALHPHEEDGAGQVRRITADLTELDDLLGAEFAERPGFDADARPGRDEPYTVVVLDGVTVPEGHRWEGHGYRNAVVLDVSGALRWRPGRNTLRLTVGPDRVSLVRTDRSRKERSVPLGRPDRLGPLAAESLARLLTSRRISLGTDIAQPLDSDVELTTLLGIPDLHRHDPATLFARHTGTARLRVPVAVGVDGRPVELDIKESAQGGMGPHGMLIGATGSGKSELLRTLVLGLALTNSSETLNFVLVDFKGGATFLGLEELPHTSAVITNLADEVALVERMQDALHGELMRRQELLRSAGNYTSALEYERARAAGADLTPLPSLFVVVDEFSELLSTHREFMDLFVMIGRLGRSLGVHLLLASQRLDEGRMHQLESHLSYRVGLRTFSAMESRGVLGVPDAYELPAQPGSGYLKSGVEALTRFRAAYSSGTYRRRTGAVVQARVASQVVPWTSGWVVPRTLEAAPEPEPETEESEEDEETLLAVALDRLRDSGPAAHQVWLPPLDEPSPLDALLPGIAPDPERGLTATGWSGTGKLRVPVGLVDKPFEQRRDPLIVDLSGAGGHVAIAGGSQSGKSTITRTLIGALALTHTPAEIQFYCLDFGGGGLSQLAALPHVGGVAARLNPERVYRAVAEVMTLLARREQFFVDHTIDSMQSYRRRRAAGEFPDEPFGDVFMVVDGWSTVRQDYDDLIPKFNELAARGLNYGIHLLITTTRWVELSAQVRDQSATRLELRMGDPMDSEIDTRKARSVPRSGGRGITADSKMHFLAGLPRLDGSGSLEDLGEGVAHLVTEVARHWSGAPAPQVRMLPHRLPLAELPAPESTEGGGMRLPLGIDQDALEPVWHDFSRTPHLIVVGDTESGKTNLLRGITAGITARYSPAEAKIIVVDYRRTLVDTVPEEYRIGHVISLDNLKETIEGAATAMKTRVPGADIAPSRMRKCDWWTGPRLFILIDDYDMVSGSSFQSPMEPLFEYLTLGFEMGLHLVVARSAMGAGRGLSDGLIRRLDEANNPAVLLSCPPTEGRLFGNAKPRNLPPGRGLHIARRRAKLMQTALVEEPQGQAD from the coding sequence ATGCCCGAGGGTCAATTGGCCCTTCAGGAGCCACCGGTCCTCGCCGAGACCGTGCCCGACACCTCGGCGATATGGACCTATTTGCCGATGGCGCTGATGTCGGTGTCCATGATGCTGATGTTCCTGCGCCCCGGCGGCGGGAACGGCGTCTTCATGTATCTGGCGATGGGCGTCATGGCGCTCTCCGCCGGTGCCATGCTGCTGGGGCAGCTGATGCGCCGCTCCAGCGAGCGCAAGCAGCGCCTGAAGGGCGAACGCCGTGACTACCTCCGCTATCTGGCGCAGACCCGCAAGCGGGTCCGTGCCACGATTGTGGAGCAGCAGCGTGCGCTCGCCTGGCGCCACCCGGACCCCGCCTCGCTGCGCTCGCTGGCCCGCACCTCGCGGCTGTGGGAGCGCCGTCCGACCGACGAGGACTTCGGCGAGGCCCGACTCGCGATCGGCGAGCAGCAGCTCGCGCTCACCCTGCAACCGGTCTCCACCCGACCGGTGGAGGACCTCGAACCGCTCTGCGCCCACGCCCTGCGCCGCTTCATCCGCGCCTACTCCACCGTCCCGGAACAGCCCCTCGGCCTCTATCTGCGCTCCTCGGCCCGGATCCTGCTGCGCCCCGAGGAGACTCCGGGCCGGGCGACCGCCGAGCCGGTCGTCCCGCCGGCCGGGGAGACCGGCGGGGCCCGGGCCGAGGGCGGCGCCCCGGTGGAGGACCCGACCGACGCCGTACGCGCTCTCGTGCGCGCCGCGCTCGCCCAGCTCGCGGTGTTCCACGCGCCCGAGGAGCTGTGGATCGCGGTCTGTGTCAGTGACGAGCGGCGGCCCGACTGGGAGTGGGTCAAGTGGCTGCCGCACGCGTTGCACCCGCACGAGGAGGACGGCGCGGGTCAGGTCCGCCGGATCACCGCCGACCTCACCGAGCTGGACGACCTGCTCGGCGCCGAGTTCGCCGAGCGTCCCGGCTTCGACGCGGATGCCCGCCCCGGTCGTGACGAGCCCTACACCGTCGTCGTCCTGGACGGCGTCACCGTCCCCGAGGGCCATCGCTGGGAGGGGCACGGCTACCGCAACGCCGTGGTCCTCGACGTCTCCGGGGCGCTGCGCTGGCGGCCCGGCCGCAACACACTGCGGCTGACCGTCGGTCCCGACCGGGTGAGCCTGGTGCGCACCGACCGCAGCCGCAAGGAGCGTTCCGTGCCGCTCGGCCGCCCGGACCGGCTCGGCCCGCTCGCCGCGGAGTCGCTGGCCCGGCTGCTCACCTCCCGCCGGATCAGTCTGGGCACCGACATCGCGCAGCCGCTGGACAGCGACGTCGAACTGACCACCCTGCTCGGCATCCCCGACCTGCACCGGCACGACCCGGCCACGCTCTTCGCCCGGCACACCGGCACCGCGCGGCTGCGGGTTCCGGTCGCGGTCGGTGTGGACGGCCGCCCGGTGGAACTCGACATCAAGGAGTCCGCGCAGGGCGGCATGGGCCCCCACGGCATGCTCATCGGCGCCACCGGTTCCGGCAAGAGCGAGCTCCTGCGCACCCTCGTCCTCGGCCTCGCGCTGACCAACTCCTCCGAGACCCTCAACTTCGTCCTGGTCGACTTCAAGGGCGGCGCCACCTTCCTCGGCCTGGAGGAACTCCCGCACACCTCCGCCGTCATCACCAACCTGGCCGACGAAGTGGCGCTGGTGGAGCGCATGCAGGATGCCCTGCACGGCGAGCTCATGCGCCGCCAGGAGCTGTTGCGCTCGGCCGGCAACTACACCTCCGCCCTGGAGTACGAGCGGGCCCGCGCCGCGGGGGCCGACCTCACCCCGCTGCCGAGCCTGTTCGTGGTGGTCGACGAGTTCAGCGAGCTCCTCTCCACGCACCGGGAGTTCATGGACCTGTTCGTGATGATCGGCCGCCTCGGCCGCTCCCTCGGGGTGCACCTGCTGCTCGCCTCGCAGCGCCTGGACGAGGGCCGCATGCACCAGTTGGAGAGCCACCTGTCGTACCGGGTCGGCCTGCGCACCTTCTCCGCCATGGAGAGCCGCGGCGTGCTCGGTGTGCCGGACGCCTATGAGCTCCCGGCCCAGCCCGGCAGCGGCTATCTGAAGTCCGGTGTGGAGGCACTGACCCGCTTCCGGGCGGCCTACTCCTCCGGCACCTACCGGCGTCGCACCGGCGCGGTGGTGCAGGCACGGGTGGCCAGCCAGGTGGTGCCGTGGACCAGCGGCTGGGTGGTGCCGCGCACGCTGGAGGCGGCGCCCGAACCGGAGCCGGAGACCGAGGAGAGCGAGGAGGACGAGGAGACGCTGCTCGCCGTGGCCCTCGACCGGCTGCGCGACTCGGGCCCCGCCGCCCACCAGGTGTGGCTGCCTCCGCTGGACGAGCCGTCCCCGCTGGACGCCCTGCTGCCCGGCATCGCTCCGGACCCCGAGCGCGGCCTCACCGCTACCGGCTGGTCCGGCACCGGCAAGTTGCGGGTTCCGGTCGGCCTGGTGGACAAGCCCTTCGAGCAGCGCCGCGACCCGCTGATCGTGGACCTGTCCGGGGCAGGCGGCCACGTCGCCATCGCGGGCGGTTCGCAGAGCGGCAAGTCCACAATCACCCGCACCCTGATCGGCGCCCTCGCCCTCACCCACACCCCCGCCGAAATCCAGTTCTACTGCCTGGACTTCGGCGGCGGCGGCCTCTCGCAGCTCGCCGCGCTGCCGCACGTGGGCGGCGTCGCGGCGCGGCTCAACCCGGAGCGGGTGTACCGGGCGGTCGCCGAGGTGATGACGCTGCTCGCCCGGCGCGAGCAGTTCTTCGTGGACCACACCATCGACTCCATGCAGTCCTACCGCCGCCGCAGGGCAGCCGGGGAGTTCCCCGACGAGCCGTTCGGTGATGTGTTCATGGTGGTCGACGGCTGGTCGACGGTCCGCCAGGACTACGACGACCTGATCCCGAAGTTCAACGAACTGGCCGCCCGCGGCCTCAACTACGGTATCCACCTGCTCATCACCACGACCCGCTGGGTGGAGCTGTCCGCGCAGGTGCGCGACCAGTCCGCCACCCGCCTGGAACTGCGGATGGGTGACCCGATGGACTCCGAGATCGACACCCGCAAGGCCCGCTCGGTGCCGCGCAGCGGCGGTCGCGGCATCACCGCCGACAGCAAGATGCACTTCCTCGCCGGCCTGCCCCGGCTGGACGGCAGCGGTTCCCTCGAGGACCTCGGCGAGGGCGTCGCCCACCTGGTCACCGAGGTCGCCCGGCACTGGTCCGGCGCACCGGCCCCGCAGGTGCGGATGCTGCCGCACCGGCTCCCGCTCGCCGAACTCCCCGCGCCCGAGTCCACCGAGGGCGGCGGCATGCGCCTGCCTCTCGGTATCGACCAGGACGCCCTGGAACCGGTCTGGCACGACTTCAGCCGCACCCCGCACCTGATCGTGGTCGGCGACACCGAGAGCGGCAAGACCAACCTGCTGCGCGGCATCACCGCGGGCATCACCGCCCGCTACTCCCCCGCCGAGGCGAAGATCATCGTGGTGGACTATCGCCGCACCCTGGTGGACACCGTCCCCGAGGAGTACCGCATCGGGCACGTGATCTCCCTGGACAACCTCAAGGAGACCATCGAGGGCGCGGCCACGGCGATGAAGACCCGCGTCCCCGGCGCCGACATCGCCCCCAGCCGCATGCGCAAGTGCGACTGGTGGACCGGCCCGCGTCTGTTCATCCTGATCGACGACTACGACATGGTCTCCGGCAGCTCGTTCCAGAGCCCCATGGAGCCGCTCTTCGAGTACCTGACGCTCGGCTTCGAGATGGGCCTGCACCTGGTGGTCGCCCGCAGTGCCATGGGCGCCGGCCGCGGCCTCAGCGACGGACTCATCCGCCGCCTCGACGAGGCCAACAACCCCGCCGTCCTCCTCTCCTGCCCGCCCACGGAGGGCCGTCTGTTCGGCAACGCGAAGCCTCGGAACCTCCCTCCGGGCCGAGGCCTGCACATCGCCCGTCGCCGGGCGAAGCTGATGCAGACGGCACTGGTGGAGGAGCCCCAGGGCCAGGCGGACTGA
- a CDS encoding right-handed parallel beta-helix repeat-containing protein, with the protein MSRQVLTVGPGDRYRTIGEALAAARTGALISVRPGTYAENLVINTRVTLTAAEGRGTVEIRPRSGSVIALRADAVMLSELTLRGGDAELPAVDVRRGQAALDGCEVVGAAWTAMLAGGTGSLALRECRVSNPQGAGIVVTSTTPTTVESCTFEHLGTSGLVIAEQGEARIRGCTVRDARGNGLLANGEARGTVEDCDISSTDKPSIALEQNCSLSVVRTVVHDTSTGVHLSSGGRTTLEDVRVTGASGNGITLAQGTDPVLRRCRVSRTRGHGVLVTDRARGTFEDCWVDGAQGAALRVAGAASPALTGLTVRDCDQTGLLLEEDSAPELDRLEVIGGSPAIAVRGGANPLLRRARLVEPSGDGISTAKDARGRVEDCEIVRPKGAGVRVASGSTLYLAGGGVSDTATSGLVVEDGGNVTVRDFRVEISGEEGVVVATGGELTANRTAVHAPKGHGFLLREGALASLSGCEVSGGAQDGFRVESTAPVSLVNCLARENLGGGLVQTAPGDRLAVEGLNSTGNGKRDAWGSGSAENTDPAGSGAADGPLPDRADGPLGALNALIGLENVKQQVRTLVNLTQLAQRREQLGMSAPPMGRHLIFAGPPGTGKTTVARLYGAILAELGSLRSGHLVEVSRADLVAQVVGGTAIKTTETFQRALGGVLFIDEAYTLASDSGNGGADFGREAVDTLLKLMEDHRDDVVVVAAGYSREMESFLGSNPGLASRFSRTVEFENYSVPELVAIMENMCAQHQYELGEGTAAALAAHFEAMPRDSGFGNGRAARGVFEEMVDRQAVRLATLQQVGEHDLRLLLPEDVSATAGALAAETAAPADDPLTRLGDMIGLAEVKREVADLVNLITTARHRAAAGLPVPSLSNHLVFTGPPGTGKTTVARLYGEILTQLGILDRGQLIEAARADLVGRYIGHTAQLTREVFERARGGVLFIDEAYTLTPRGGGADFGQEAVDTLLKLMEDHRHEVVVIVAGYTDEMDRFLASNPGLSSRFPRRISFADYSSEELVTIVRAQASSMGYECGAGTGPLLKEYFDSLPRDRSFGNARLARQVVESMVTRQAGRLSSLATPTLDDLRILLPEDVVSEAPKAAPR; encoded by the coding sequence GTGTCGCGCCAGGTACTGACCGTCGGTCCGGGGGACCGCTACCGGACGATCGGTGAGGCACTCGCGGCCGCCCGTACCGGCGCACTCATCAGCGTCCGGCCCGGGACATACGCGGAGAACCTGGTGATCAACACCAGGGTCACCCTCACCGCCGCCGAAGGGCGGGGGACGGTGGAGATCCGCCCGCGCTCGGGCAGCGTGATCGCGCTGCGCGCCGACGCCGTGATGCTCTCCGAACTGACTCTGCGCGGCGGCGACGCCGAACTGCCGGCCGTGGACGTGCGGCGCGGGCAGGCCGCCCTCGACGGCTGTGAGGTCGTCGGCGCCGCCTGGACCGCGATGCTGGCCGGCGGAACGGGTTCACTCGCGCTGCGGGAGTGCCGGGTGAGCAACCCGCAGGGCGCGGGCATCGTGGTCACCTCGACCACGCCAACCACCGTTGAGTCCTGCACCTTCGAACACCTGGGCACCAGCGGCCTGGTCATCGCGGAGCAGGGCGAGGCACGCATCCGCGGTTGCACGGTCCGCGACGCCCGCGGCAACGGCCTGCTCGCCAACGGCGAGGCCCGCGGCACCGTCGAGGACTGCGACATCTCCTCCACCGACAAACCCTCCATCGCCCTGGAGCAGAACTGCTCCCTCTCGGTGGTCCGCACCGTGGTGCACGACACCAGCACCGGCGTGCACCTGAGCAGCGGGGGCCGTACGACGCTGGAGGACGTCCGCGTCACCGGAGCGTCCGGGAACGGCATCACACTGGCCCAGGGCACCGACCCGGTACTGCGCCGCTGCCGCGTCTCGCGTACGCGCGGCCACGGCGTGCTCGTCACCGACCGGGCGCGCGGCACCTTCGAGGACTGCTGGGTGGACGGCGCGCAGGGCGCGGCGCTGCGGGTCGCGGGAGCCGCCTCCCCGGCCCTGACCGGCCTGACGGTCCGCGACTGCGACCAGACCGGGCTGCTCCTGGAGGAGGACTCGGCGCCGGAGCTGGACCGCCTCGAGGTGATCGGCGGCTCGCCCGCGATCGCGGTGCGCGGCGGTGCCAACCCGCTGCTGCGACGGGCCCGGCTGGTGGAACCCTCCGGTGACGGCATCTCAACCGCCAAGGACGCCCGCGGCCGCGTAGAGGACTGCGAGATCGTCCGGCCGAAGGGCGCGGGTGTACGCGTCGCCTCCGGCAGCACCCTCTACCTGGCCGGTGGCGGAGTCTCCGACACGGCCACCAGCGGTCTGGTCGTGGAGGACGGCGGCAACGTCACCGTCCGCGACTTCCGCGTCGAGATATCCGGCGAGGAGGGTGTGGTCGTCGCCACAGGCGGCGAGCTGACCGCCAACCGCACCGCGGTGCACGCCCCCAAGGGCCACGGTTTCCTCCTCCGCGAGGGCGCGCTCGCCTCGCTCAGCGGCTGCGAGGTCTCCGGCGGCGCCCAGGACGGCTTCCGGGTGGAGTCCACGGCGCCGGTGTCCCTGGTGAACTGCCTCGCCCGGGAGAACTTGGGCGGCGGCCTGGTGCAGACCGCGCCCGGCGACCGGCTGGCCGTTGAGGGCCTGAACAGCACCGGCAACGGCAAGCGGGACGCGTGGGGCAGCGGCAGCGCCGAGAACACCGACCCGGCCGGCTCCGGCGCCGCGGACGGGCCCCTGCCGGACCGCGCGGACGGCCCGCTCGGTGCCCTGAACGCGCTGATCGGCCTGGAGAACGTCAAGCAGCAGGTGCGCACCCTGGTCAACCTGACGCAGCTCGCCCAGCGCCGCGAACAACTCGGCATGTCGGCCCCGCCGATGGGCCGGCACCTGATCTTCGCCGGTCCGCCCGGCACCGGTAAGACCACCGTCGCCCGCCTGTACGGGGCGATCCTCGCCGAACTGGGTTCGCTGCGCAGCGGGCACCTGGTGGAGGTCTCCCGAGCCGACCTGGTCGCGCAGGTCGTCGGCGGTACCGCGATCAAGACCACCGAGACCTTCCAACGGGCGCTCGGCGGTGTGCTGTTCATCGACGAGGCGTACACGCTCGCCTCGGACAGCGGCAACGGCGGCGCCGACTTCGGCCGTGAGGCGGTGGACACCCTGCTGAAGCTGATGGAGGACCACCGCGACGACGTGGTGGTGGTCGCGGCCGGCTACTCCCGCGAGATGGAGTCCTTCCTCGGCTCCAACCCCGGCTTGGCTTCCCGCTTTTCGCGGACCGTCGAGTTCGAGAACTACTCGGTGCCCGAACTGGTCGCGATCATGGAGAACATGTGCGCCCAGCACCAGTACGAGCTGGGCGAGGGCACCGCGGCGGCGCTGGCCGCGCACTTCGAGGCGATGCCTCGGGACAGCGGCTTCGGCAACGGCCGTGCCGCACGCGGAGTGTTCGAGGAGATGGTGGACAGACAGGCGGTCCGGCTCGCCACCCTGCAGCAGGTCGGTGAGCACGACCTGCGGCTGCTGCTGCCGGAGGACGTCTCCGCCACCGCCGGCGCGTTGGCCGCCGAGACCGCGGCCCCGGCCGACGACCCGCTGACCCGCCTCGGCGACATGATCGGCCTGGCCGAGGTGAAGCGCGAGGTCGCGGACCTGGTCAACCTCATCACCACCGCCCGCCACCGTGCCGCCGCCGGGCTGCCGGTGCCCTCCCTCAGCAACCACCTGGTCTTCACCGGCCCGCCCGGTACGGGCAAGACCACCGTCGCCCGCCTCTACGGGGAGATCCTGACCCAGCTCGGCATCCTCGACCGGGGCCAGCTGATCGAGGCGGCCCGCGCCGACCTGGTCGGCCGCTACATCGGCCACACCGCCCAGCTGACCCGCGAGGTCTTCGAACGAGCCCGCGGCGGCGTGCTGTTCATCGACGAGGCGTACACCCTCACCCCGCGCGGCGGCGGCGCCGACTTCGGCCAGGAGGCCGTGGACACCCTGCTGAAGCTGATGGAGGACCACCGCCACGAGGTGGTCGTCATCGTCGCCGGCTACACGGACGAGATGGATCGCTTCCTCGCCTCCAACCCGGGCCTGTCCTCCCGCTTCCCGCGCCGGATCTCCTTCGCGGACTACTCCTCCGAGGAACTGGTCACCATCGTGCGGGCCCAGGCCTCGAGCATGGGCTACGAGTGCGGAGCCGGCACCGGCCCGCTGCTCAAGGAGTACTTCGACTCGCTGCCCCGGGACCGCTCCTTCGGCAACGCCCGCCTGGCCCGTCAGGTGGTCGAGTCGATGGTCACCCGCCAGGCGGGGCGGCTCAGTTCACTGGCCACACCCACTCTGGACGACCTGCGCATCCTGCTCCCCGAGGACGTCGTGTCCGAGGCACCGAAGGCGGCTCCCCGATGA